In a single window of the Osmia bicornis bicornis chromosome 7, iOsmBic2.1, whole genome shotgun sequence genome:
- the LOC114878376 gene encoding zinc finger protein 652-like, whose product MASLDMQQQTVLSEIVENERAQEEIELTELLPVKQCEISQENVIFARANFSVNAEVDPSTSDALQVLASFGIADECNKEQFSRRILQRAGKQTRGDCRGEKPRKQIDDSDDSEIDLAASHIKLVNQTFEDDEAKRKRERERKRKRKRVDRKEAKFCIVGDEEKERKEEGNEEESINVYLSHGKRNFLMEYNEEEPTYLDLDKNNHANDEIYVFRREPLDSEQRRNRNRNSNNADEVYENNYHPPPPPPPPPPTTTDGALFDRMAISCRKRSEMVVVEKQIEEKVENRTNPIVEGNYLDEGENNNVVRSNRFKIENEIDEINQEEKDRDDDDDDDDDDDDDEVDTDISKEESRQKKYCCVVCEARFKGSGGLRNHYKIVHGAGPVFKCDECGKEFPLKERLKLHVRTHTGFKPYKCCECDKSFARGGQLVQHRRTHSQVKPYRCGLCSGTFTCAANLALHVKRHNGQKDHKCEICGRAFVRRDALKKHLECLHRDVKSFLCVICNKTFKGHLPQHMRTHARDRPHGCATCGQRFAQKSQLTVHQRTHSGQRPFRCLVCWQAFAHSTALKLHTRRHTGERPFKCAECNAGFTQLPHWKKHMKCIHGRNEPYACNKCKSFFRIKNDLECHEKTCHPEFPIIISHDLRDRHPDHPGHSNPPRRGSSTNPAAAAAAAAAAAVAAADAFTPSAPPPPPPPPFSNEQLVDKHSSPASKYRLMTVERMRLLLAVLLKRISKQERLDELGFGKRLIDQVLHDSLISAGKDPVASHGLSELETLTKNLEIFLKWTVPKEHWEHFRRLNKTPEDILETLTAT is encoded by the coding sequence ATGGCCAGCCTCGATATGCAACAACAGACCGTTTTAAGCGAAATTGTTGAAAACGAAAGAGCGCAAGAGGAAATTGAGTTGACCGAACTACTGCCGGTGAAACAGTGTGAAATCAGCCAAGAAAACGTAATTTTTGCGCGAGCTAACTTTAGCGTGAACGCGGAAGTGGACCCAAGCACGAGCGATGCTTTACAAGTACTTGCAAGTTTCGGTATCGCCGACGAATGCAACAAGGAACAGTTTTCTAGAAGAATTCTACAACGAGCAGGAAAACAGACTCGCGGAGATTGTCGTGGAGAAAAGCCACGGAAGCAGATCGACGATAGCGACGACAGCGAAATCGATCTTGCCGCTAGCCATATCAAACTAGTTAATCAAACGTTCGAAGATGACGAGgcgaaaaggaaaagggaaagggaaaggaaaaggaaaagaaaacggGTGGATAGGAAGGAGGCGAAATTCTGTATCGTCGGAGACGaggaaaaggagagaaaggaGGAGGGAAACGAGGAAGAGTCGATAAACGTTTACCTCAGCCACgggaaaagaaatttcttgaTGGAATATAACGAAGAAGAACCAACTTATCTGGATCTTGACAAAAATAATCATGCGAACGATGAAATTTACGTGTTTCGTCGCGAACCTCTGGACTCGGAACAGAGAAGAAACAGAAACAGAAATTCGAACAATGCAGATGAGGTTTACGAAAATAATTACCacccaccaccaccaccaccaccaccaccaccgacaACTACCGATGGCGCGTTGTTTGATCGCATGGCGATATCTTGCCGAAAGAGAAGCGAAATGGTCGTCGTTGAGAAACAAATCGAAGAGAAGGTAGAAAATCGGACGAACCCTATCGTCGAAGGAAATTATCTCGACGAGGGGGAAAACAACAACGTGGTGCGATCGAATCGATTCAAAATCGAAAACGAAATTGACGAAATTAATCAAGAGGAGAAGGAtcgcgacgacgacgatgacgatgacgatgacgatgacgatgacgagGTCGATACAGATATTTCCAAGGAGGAGAGTCGGCAGAAAAAGTATTGTTGCGTCGTGTGCGAGGCTCGGTTCAAAGGCAGCGGTGGACTTCGCAATCATTACAAAATCGTGCACGGAGCTGGACCGGTGTTCAAGTGCGACGAGTGCGGTAAAGAATTTCCGTTGAAGGAAAGATTAAAGCTACACGTGAGAACGCATACCGGCTTCAAGCCGTACAAATGTTGCGAGTGCGACAAGAGCTTCGCCAGGGGAGGACAGCTGGTGCAGCATCGACGCACTCACAGTCAGGTTAAACCGTATCGTTGCGGCCTCTGTTCCGGCACGTTCACCTGCGCGGCGAACCTTGCGTTGCACGTGAAACGTCACAATGGCCAAAAAGATCACAAGTGCGAAATTTGCGGTCGTGCGTTCGTTCGACGAGACGCTCTGAAGAAACATCTCGAGTGCCTTCACAGAGACGTGAAATCGTTTCTTTGCGTGATTTGCAACAAAACTTTCAAGGGTCATTTACCTCAGCACATGAGGACGCACGCGCGCGATCGACCCCATGGATGCGCCACTTGTGGCCAAAGATTCGCTCAAAAGTCTCAGCTGACGGTACACCAGAGGACTCATTCCGGACAGAGGCCGTTCAGGTGTTTGGTCTGTTGGCAGGCTTTCGCGCATTCGACCGCGCTCAAGTTGCACACTAGAAGGCACACCGGCGAACGCCCGTTCAAATGCGCCGAGTGCAACGCCGGCTTTACACAGTTACCCCACTGGAAGAAACACATGAAATGTATTCACGGCCGAAACGAGCCGTACGCCTGCAACAAGTGTAAAAGTTTCTTTCGAATCAAAAACGATTTGGAATGTCACGAAAAAACTTGTCATCCCGAGTTTCCGATCATCATCTCTCACGATCTTCGCGACCGGCATCCTGACCATCCTGGCCATTCGAACCCTCCTCGTCGAGGCTCGTCGACCAATCCAGCAGCGGCAGCGGcagcggcggcggcggcggcggtggcggCGGCGGATGCTTTCACACCATCAGCCCCGccgccaccgccaccgccaccCTTTTCCAACGAGCAGCTCGTCGACAAGCATTCTTCACCGGCTTCAAAGTATCGCTTGATGACCGTCGAGCGGATGAGACTGTTGCTCGCGGTTTTGCTCAAGAGGATCAGTAAACAGGAGAGACTGGACGAGCTAGGTTTCGGCAAAAGACTGATCGATCAAGTCCTTCACGATTCTCTCATATCCGCCGGTAAAGATCCGGTAGCGAGCCACGGTCTCTCCGAACTCGAGACTCTGACGAAAAATCTCGAGATATTTCTAAAATGGACCGTACCGAAAGAACACTGGGAACATTTTCGTCGATTAAACAAAACTCCCGAAGACATCTTGGAAACGCTTACCGCTACCTAA
- the LOC114880734 gene encoding tryptophan--tRNA ligase, mitochondrial isoform X1, translating to MLRELKNIIKLERVGFTCVREYSGKVYKSNYPRRIFSGIQPTGNVHLGNYFGAIQKWVQLQNNGEDVLWSIVDLHSITLQYDPKKLYDNVLEMCATLLACGINPEKSILFQQSTVAMHTQLCWILGCLTTLPRLGHLPQFKEKSKMLKNVPLGLYIYPVLQAADILLYRATHVPVGQDQLQHIQLAQDLAAIFNKKFEDDIFPIPHSLVNENASERIKSLRDPLKKMSKSSIDPKSKIDILDEPDVLLEKMKKAVTDCTSEITYEPEKRAGVANLLVIHSLLTGKTPEQICLEVEGLDTGKYKLMLADLLIQELTPIREEFSRLIKERLYLQEILKSGSIKATEVASDCWNQVRKCVGFENDILSINEKEMENLIRKI from the exons ATGTTGAgggaattgaaaaatattattaaacttGAAAGAGTAGGTTTTACTTGTGTCAGAGAATACAGTGGAAAG GTGTACAAAAGTAATTATCCAAGGAGAATATTTTCTGGAATACAACCGACTGGAAATGTGCATTTGGGAAATTATTTTGGTGCCATACAAAAGTGGGTACAACTTCAAAATAACGGAGAAGATGTTCTATGGAGCATTGTAGATTTACATTCTATTACTTTACAATAT GACCCTAAGAAATTATACGATAACGTGTTGGAAATGTGTGCAACATTATTGGCATGTGGTATAAACCCAGAAAAGAGTATACTCTTTCAGCAATCTACCGTTGCTATGCACACTCAGTTATGTTGGATTTTGGGATGCTTAACAACATTGCCAAGATTAGGACATTTACCtcaattcaaagaaaaaagtaaaatgcTAAAAAATGTTCCATTAGGTTTGTATATTTATCCTGTTCTGCAAGCAGCTGATATATTACTATATAG AGCGACTCACGTTCCCGTCGGGCAAGATCAACTTCAACACATTCAGTTAGCGCAAGATTTAGCTgctatatttaacaaaaagtTTGAAGATGATATCTTTCCTATCCCGCATTCTTTGGTCAACG AGAATGCAAGTGAACGAATAAAGTCTTTACGAGATCCTTTGAAAAAAATGTCAAAATCGAGTATAGATCCAAAGAGTAAAATAGATATATTAGATGAGCCTGATGTACTATtagaaaagatgaaaaaagCAGTAACTGATTGTACATCAGAGATAACTTATGAACCTGAAAAACGAGCCGGTGTTGCAAATTTGCTCGTCATTCATTCGTTGCTTACTGGAAAAACACCAGAGCAAATATGCTTAGAAGTTGAGGGATTAGACACTGGAAA GTATAAATTGATGCTGGCTGATTTACTTATACAAGAATTAACTCCAATTCGTGAAGAATTTTCAAGACTTATTAAAGAGCGATTATATTTgcaagaaattttgaaaagtgGTTCGATCAAAGCAACCGAAGTTGCTAGCGATTGCTGGAATCAAGTTCGAAAATGTGTTGGctttgaaaatgatattttatctaTAAACGAGAAGGAAATGGAAAACCTAATACGCAAAATATAA
- the LOC114880733 gene encoding reticulon-4-interacting protein 1 homolog, mitochondrial-like has protein sequence MLKRLAFPLKLTYGNAQRCFLSNFSMKPKENVQEKMQAWQIHSYDGLEELKLSNVRIPVIARPTDVLVKVEASSVNPIDIAMTRGYGATVLNLMRKARNFAGAPYDELELPLTLGRDFSGIIVSKGHGIGDRLKLGDQVWGVVPVEQQGCHANYVLVDSAMVNLCPKNLSYIEAASILYAGLTAWSALWITGGLCYKSESAMRRNNKILILGGSGGVGTLAVQLSKAWGMHVVTTCSSDAVNLVEKLGADVVIDYKLEDADSRIITEGPYYIILDCANQGAYHVRSKGYPHSSYITLNSPLLKNIDQHGLITGTMKNISELVRYNIPISESKASVKWGFFTPSQTGIKVLEEFVENGKIMPVVKKVYRFHELPLAYDRVAHGHLRGKLVIDMR, from the exons ATGTTAAAAAGATTAGCATTTCCTTTAAAATTGACGTACGGAAACGCACAACGATGTTTCCTTAGCAATTTCTCAATGAAACCTAAAGAAAATGTCCAAGAGAAAATGCAAGCTTGGCAGATACACTCGTACGATGGCTTGGAAGAATTAAAACTTTCAAATGTCAGAATTCCGGTGATCGCTAGACCAACAGATGTTCTTGTAAAAGTTGAAGCATCTAGTGTTAATCCTATAGACATCGCTATGACAA gaggatatggcgcaacAGTTTTGAACTTGATGCGAAAAGCAAGAAATTTCGCTGGTGCTCCATACGATGAATTAGAACTTCCATTGACTTTAGGCAGAGATTTTTCTGGTATAATAGTATCGAAAGGACATGGAATAGGGGACAGATTAAAGTTGGGAGATCAAGTGTGGGGTGTAGTACCGGTAGAACAGCAAGGTTGTCACGCCAACTATGTACTTGTCGATAGTGCTATg GTTAATTTATGCCCTAAAAATTTATCCTATATAGAGGCAGCCAGTATACTGTACGCTGGGCTCACAGCATGGTCCGCGTTATGGATTACCGGtggattatgttacaaatcTGAGTCAGCTATGagaaggaataataaaatcttAATATTAGGAGGATCCGGAGGAGTTGGAACTTTGGCTGTACAACTTTCAAAGGCTTGGGGCATGCAT GTTGTTACTACTTGTAGCAGCGACGCTGTAAATTTGGTAGAAAAATTAGGTGCCGATGTAGTAATAGATTATAAATTAGAAGATGCAGATTCAAGAATAATTACAGAAGGACC CTACTACATAATTTTAGACTGTGCCAATCAAGGAGCATATCATGTACGATCGAAAGGTTATCCCCATTCTTCTTACATAACTTTAAATTCCCcgttattaaaaaatattgatcaACATGGGCTGATTACTggaacaatgaaaaatatcagCGAATTAGTGAGATACAATATTCCGATTAGTGAAAGCAAAGCTTCTGTAAAATGGGGATTTTTTACACCTTCTCAAACAGGAATTAAAGTACTTGAAGAGTTTGTTGAAAATGGAAAG ATAATGCCCGTCGTTAAAAAGGTATATCGATTCCACGAGTTACCATTAGCCTATGATAGAGTAGCCCATGGTCATCTAAGGGGTAAATTGGTCATCGATATGAGGTAG
- the LOC114880734 gene encoding tryptophan--tRNA ligase, mitochondrial isoform X2 produces MLRELKNIIKLERVYKSNYPRRIFSGIQPTGNVHLGNYFGAIQKWVQLQNNGEDVLWSIVDLHSITLQYDPKKLYDNVLEMCATLLACGINPEKSILFQQSTVAMHTQLCWILGCLTTLPRLGHLPQFKEKSKMLKNVPLGLYIYPVLQAADILLYRATHVPVGQDQLQHIQLAQDLAAIFNKKFEDDIFPIPHSLVNENASERIKSLRDPLKKMSKSSIDPKSKIDILDEPDVLLEKMKKAVTDCTSEITYEPEKRAGVANLLVIHSLLTGKTPEQICLEVEGLDTGKYKLMLADLLIQELTPIREEFSRLIKERLYLQEILKSGSIKATEVASDCWNQVRKCVGFENDILSINEKEMENLIRKI; encoded by the exons ATGTTGAgggaattgaaaaatattattaaacttGAAAGA GTGTACAAAAGTAATTATCCAAGGAGAATATTTTCTGGAATACAACCGACTGGAAATGTGCATTTGGGAAATTATTTTGGTGCCATACAAAAGTGGGTACAACTTCAAAATAACGGAGAAGATGTTCTATGGAGCATTGTAGATTTACATTCTATTACTTTACAATAT GACCCTAAGAAATTATACGATAACGTGTTGGAAATGTGTGCAACATTATTGGCATGTGGTATAAACCCAGAAAAGAGTATACTCTTTCAGCAATCTACCGTTGCTATGCACACTCAGTTATGTTGGATTTTGGGATGCTTAACAACATTGCCAAGATTAGGACATTTACCtcaattcaaagaaaaaagtaaaatgcTAAAAAATGTTCCATTAGGTTTGTATATTTATCCTGTTCTGCAAGCAGCTGATATATTACTATATAG AGCGACTCACGTTCCCGTCGGGCAAGATCAACTTCAACACATTCAGTTAGCGCAAGATTTAGCTgctatatttaacaaaaagtTTGAAGATGATATCTTTCCTATCCCGCATTCTTTGGTCAACG AGAATGCAAGTGAACGAATAAAGTCTTTACGAGATCCTTTGAAAAAAATGTCAAAATCGAGTATAGATCCAAAGAGTAAAATAGATATATTAGATGAGCCTGATGTACTATtagaaaagatgaaaaaagCAGTAACTGATTGTACATCAGAGATAACTTATGAACCTGAAAAACGAGCCGGTGTTGCAAATTTGCTCGTCATTCATTCGTTGCTTACTGGAAAAACACCAGAGCAAATATGCTTAGAAGTTGAGGGATTAGACACTGGAAA GTATAAATTGATGCTGGCTGATTTACTTATACAAGAATTAACTCCAATTCGTGAAGAATTTTCAAGACTTATTAAAGAGCGATTATATTTgcaagaaattttgaaaagtgGTTCGATCAAAGCAACCGAAGTTGCTAGCGATTGCTGGAATCAAGTTCGAAAATGTGTTGGctttgaaaatgatattttatctaTAAACGAGAAGGAAATGGAAAACCTAATACGCAAAATATAA
- the LOC114878375 gene encoding lysosomal alpha-glucosidase-like, protein MYLQCKKKKINRSGTIFTNKERKIIILIKKMRENSRKIDFMAQNVALKKYLKYVIPYDFLRLIMIMIIIVLCILLLLVRQTKYTIIEQYEINVIVDDIHENISDTFFVSTVKEKYKINLTLVDTGFESGESMQCNNIPVALRFDCHPEEGASELSCASRGCCWSPVNKEISRRKRIPLNVPYCYYSKNWTIYKYENFSKEGNEFSGFLKQTKDSFYKTDLPFIKVEVSSVDDSIFRVKMYDPLKKRYEPPWPHRSNPKPFSEKNVNAKYKVDIDDVKPGLKIYRTLDGTTIFDSFNVGGFIFADQFLQISALLPTHNIYGIGEHRSSLKLNTNWQSFTLFNKDQEPIENANLYGSHPFYLMIENSGKSHGVLFLNSNAMDVILQPTPAITFRSIGGIFDIYFFLGPSPADVIKQYSEIVGKPFLPPYWSLGFHLCRYGYKSLEKTKEVWRRTIAAEIPFDTQWNDLDYMDKNNDFTYNLDKFKNLPEFVNELHSRGMHYIPLIDAGISGSEMNGSYLPYDEGLKEDIFVKDDATNRPFIGKVWNLVSTVWPDFTNPKTQGYYLRMMRDMHKKFAYDGAWIDMNEPSNFYNGRKDGCSQNNLDYPKYVPNVVGGILATKTLCMNAKHYLGSHYDFHNTYGTSQAITTNYALSKIRGKRPFIISRSTWLGHGHYAGHWTGDVYSSWHDLKMSIPAILSLNFYQIPMVGADICGFNGNTTAALCNRWMQLGAFYPFSRNHNSDDTIEQDPVAMGDLVVKSSKRALTIRYWLLPYLYTLFFRAHKFGETVARPLFFEFPHDSATYGIDTQFLWGSYLMIVPVLEENKVKVRGYLPRGLWYDFYTKKASFCIGKYYTLNAPLDVIPLMIRGGSILPVQKAANTTTYSRKNKLELLITLDHVKEAKGELYWDDGDSLDSFEKGQFVWLLFNIKNNTLSSFKAKKSWFQEKMMLDRIEIWGITRKVTQVLINDRKIPFEYDTKENRLNCNDLQTDLRKNFKLSWK, encoded by the exons atgtatttacaaTG taaaaaaaagaaaataaatcgaTCTGGCACAATATTTACCAATAAGGAGAGAAAGATTATTATactaataaagaaaatgcggGAGAATAGCagaaaaatagattttatgGCACAAAATGTGGCCTTAAAGAAATACTTGAAATATGTAATACCATATGATTTTTTAAGATTGATCATGATCATGATCATCATTGTATTATGTATCTTGCTATTACTTGTAAGACAGACAAAATATACTATTATTGaacaatatgaaataaatgtaattgTTGATGATATCCATGAAAACATATCGGATACGTTTTTTGTATCAACCGTTAAGGAAAAATATAAGATTAACTTAACGTTGGTTGATACAGGATTTGAAAGTGGTGAAAGTATGCAA TGCAACAACATTCCTGTAGCATTACGCTTTGATTGTCATCCCGAAGAAGGGGCATCAGAATTATCATGTGCAAGTAGAGGTTGTTGCTGGAGTCCagttaataaagaaatttccaGAAGAAAACGAATTCCTCTGAATGTTCCGTATTGTTATTACTCAAAAAATTGGaccatatataaatatgaaaattttagcAAGGAAGGAAATGAGTTTTCTGGATTTCTAAAACAGACAAAGGATTCTTTTTACAAAACTGATCTACCGTTTATTAAGGTAGAAGTTAGCTCCGTGGATGATTCAATTTTCCGCGTAAAAATGTACGATCCTCTAAAAAAACGGTACGAACCACCATGGCCTCATAGATCGAATCCTAAACCTTTCAGTGAGAAAAACGTAAATGCAAAATACAAAGTAGATATTGATGATGTGAAACCTGGCTTGAAAATATATAGAACGTTAGATGGTACAACCAT aTTCGATTCTTTTAATGTCGGAGGTTTTATATTTGCCGatcaatttttacaaataagCGCTCTGTTGCCAACTCATAATATTTATGGTATCGGTGAGCATCGAAGCAGTTTAAAGCTAAACACTAATTGGCAGtcttttactttatttaataagGATCAAGAACCGATCGAGAAT GCAAATCTGTACGGATCTCACCCATTTTATTTGATGATTGAAAATTCTGGTAAATCTCATGGAGTTCTCTTTCTGAACAGTAACGCTATGG ATGTGATATTGCAACCAACGCCTGCTATAACATTTCGAAGCATCGGCGGTATCTTTGATATATACTTTTTCCTAGGACCAAGTCCAGCAGATGTTATAAAACAATATTCCGAAATAGTCGGCAAACCGTTTTTACCTCCTTATTGGTCCCTTGGTTTTCACTTGTGCAG ATACGGATATAAGAGTTTAGAAAAGACCAAAGAAGTGTGGAGGAGAACCATAGCAGCGGAAATTCCATTT GATACGCAGTGGAACGATCTAGATTATatggataaaaataatgattttacgTATAATTTGGataaatttaagaatttgCCAGAATTTGTGAATGAACTTCATTCG AGAGGAATGCATTACATCCCTTTGATCGATGCTGGAATATCTGGTTCTGAAATGAACGGTAGCTATTTACCGTACGACGAAGGTCTAAAAGAAGATATATTCGTCAAGGACGATGCAACTAATCGGCCGTTTATAGGAAAAGTTTGGAATTTAGTTTCAACTGTTTGGCCTGACTTTACGAATCCTAAAACGCAAGGTTACTATCTTCGGATGATGAGAGACATGCATAAAAAATTTGCGTACGACGGTGCCTGGATC GATATGAACGAACCGTCTAATTTTTACAATGGTCGTAAAGATGGATGTTCGCAAAATAATTTGGATTATCCGAAATACGTACCTAATGTTGTCGGTGGTATACTTGCGACGAAAACTTTGTGCATGAACGCGAAACATTACTTGGGAAGTCATTACGATTTTCACAATACCTATGGAACGAGTCAAGCGATAACAACTAATTA CGCACTGAGTAAAATCCGAGGTAAAAGACCATTTATAATATCCCGGTCAACGTGGTTGGGACACGGACATTATGCCGGTCACTGGACAGGAGATGTTTATTCGTCGTG GCATGATTTAAAAATGAGTATTCCTGCAATTCTGTCgttaaatttttatcaaataccGATGGTTGGCGCAGACATTTGTGGATTCAATGGAAATACGACAGCTGCATTGTGCAATCGTTGGATGCAACTCGGTGCTTTTTATCCGTTTTCACGTAATCACAATTCCGACGATACGATC GAACAAGATCCTGTCGCAATGGGCGATTTGGTAGTGAAATCATCGAAACGTGCACTTACGATACGTTATTGGCTTTTACCCTATTTGTACACCTTATTTTTTCGGGCACATAAGTTTGGAGAGACCGTAGCGCGGCCATTGTTTTTCGA aTTTCCTCACGATTCAGCTACTTACGGTATCGATACGCAATTTTTATGGGGAAGTTATTTGATGATCGTACCAGTTTTAGAAGAA AACAAGGTAAAAGTAAGAGGTTATTTGCCCCGTGGTCTATGGTATGATTTTTATACAAAGAAAGCCTCGTTTTGTATTGGTAAATATTACACGTTGAACGCACCGCTGGACGTTATACCGTTGATGATTCGCGGTGGATCAATTTTACCGGTACAGAAAGCAGCCAATACCACGACGTACAGTAGAAAAAACAAATTGGAATTGTTGATCACGTTGGATCACGTTAAAGAAGCAAAAGGAGAATTGTATTGGGACGATGGTGACAGCTTAG ATTCGTTTGAAAAGGGACAATTTGTGTGGTTGTTGTTCAACATCAAGAACAATACTTTGTCGAGTTTCAAAGCGAAAAAGAGTTGGTTTCAAGAGAAAATGATGCTCGATAGAATCGAAATATGGGGAATAACAAGAAAGGTTACGCAAGTTTTGATAAACGATCGTAAAATACCATTCGAGTACGATACGAAAGAAAAT CGTTTGAATTGCAACGATTTACAAACGGATTTGcgaaagaattttaaattgtcTTGGAAATAA